From a region of the Neobacillus niacini genome:
- a CDS encoding DUF3870 domain-containing protein, whose protein sequence is MQTLDTVIATGYAKAPQGTSMYEMYKHAGIVLEVDLKEHIIIGAEFTFVAELTKNYFQKLLIGYCLQDGVEPLIKRIQSFYFAPSQQAIIVALQAAVQRYWDNVKQMNT, encoded by the coding sequence ATGCAAACATTGGATACAGTGATTGCTACAGGATATGCTAAAGCTCCACAGGGAACTTCCATGTATGAAATGTATAAGCATGCGGGAATTGTCCTCGAAGTGGATCTGAAAGAGCATATCATTATCGGCGCCGAATTCACATTTGTAGCTGAACTAACAAAAAATTATTTTCAAAAACTGCTGATAGGCTACTGTCTTCAAGACGGGGTTGAGCCGCTGATTAAACGAATTCAAAGCTTTTATTTTGCTCCATCTCAGCAAGCGATCATTGTGGCTCTCCAAGCTGCAGTTCAACGTTACTGGGATAACGTGAAGCAAATGAATACATAA
- a CDS encoding CoA transferase subunit A: protein MSKLITCEDAVKKVKSGSRIMVGGFGLVGSPLSLIDALAQTEVKDLEIISNNLGEPGRGLGVLVRQKQVKKAIGSYFTSNPEVVKAFLNKELEVELLPQGTMSEAIRAGGAGLGGFYTPVAVGTKIAEAKEERTLNGKKFVFQEPLKANVALIKAKKADQLGNLIYNKSARNFNPMMATAADVVIAEVDEIVEAGQISPEEIVTPHLYVDYIVLKGVN, encoded by the coding sequence ATGAGCAAGCTGATTACATGCGAAGACGCGGTAAAAAAGGTTAAAAGCGGCTCACGGATTATGGTAGGGGGGTTTGGACTTGTAGGAAGTCCGCTGAGTTTGATTGACGCTTTGGCTCAGACGGAAGTGAAAGACTTAGAGATTATTAGTAATAACCTTGGAGAACCAGGGAGAGGTCTTGGAGTTTTAGTACGGCAAAAACAAGTAAAAAAAGCGATAGGTTCATATTTTACATCCAACCCAGAGGTAGTTAAAGCCTTTCTGAATAAAGAATTGGAAGTTGAGCTGCTCCCGCAAGGAACGATGTCGGAAGCGATTCGAGCGGGCGGTGCGGGCCTGGGAGGGTTTTATACGCCGGTCGCCGTAGGAACGAAAATTGCCGAAGCCAAAGAAGAGCGTACTCTTAACGGTAAAAAATTTGTGTTCCAAGAACCTCTTAAAGCTAATGTTGCTTTAATTAAAGCGAAAAAAGCAGATCAATTAGGAAATCTCATATACAACAAATCGGCTAGAAACTTCAATCCTATGATGGCGACAGCTGCGGATGTGGTTATTGCAGAGGTAGACGAGATTGTGGAGGCAGGTCAAATTTCTCCTGAAGAAATTGTGACCCCGCATTTATATGTTGATTATATCGTTTTGAAGGGAGTGAACTAG
- a CDS encoding 3-oxoacid CoA-transferase subunit B, translating to MNVKQYIAARAAKELKHGDIVNLGIGIPTLVADYIPSDVEVFLHSENGILGVGPTPDLENIDQNLVNAGKLPVTVLEGSSFFDSASSFAMIRGGHVSVSILGVLQIDAIGRIANWAVPGKSVLGVGGAMDLLEGSNKVIVTTLHTNNQGESKIVKELTYPITSERKVDLVITDLAVFTVKEDGLYLIELSPGVSLEEVQQKTDAPFHIAEAFNIGKEVTA from the coding sequence TTGAACGTGAAACAATACATTGCTGCAAGAGCGGCGAAGGAATTAAAGCATGGCGATATCGTCAATTTGGGGATAGGGATTCCAACGCTTGTCGCTGATTATATACCATCCGATGTTGAAGTTTTCTTACACTCGGAAAACGGAATTCTTGGAGTAGGACCTACCCCTGACTTAGAGAACATTGACCAAAATCTTGTCAATGCAGGGAAACTGCCCGTCACAGTATTGGAAGGTTCATCCTTTTTTGATAGTGCCTCATCTTTTGCGATGATTCGTGGAGGACATGTAAGTGTTTCAATTCTTGGGGTGCTGCAAATTGACGCGATTGGGCGGATCGCCAACTGGGCCGTACCAGGAAAAAGTGTTCTTGGTGTAGGCGGGGCGATGGATTTATTGGAAGGCTCCAATAAGGTGATCGTAACAACGCTGCATACGAATAACCAAGGGGAGTCAAAAATCGTCAAGGAATTAACCTATCCAATCACCTCTGAACGCAAAGTCGATTTAGTTATTACTGATTTGGCGGTTTTCACTGTAAAGGAAGATGGACTTTATCTTATTGAGCTGTCCCCTGGAGTTTCCCTTGAGGAAGTTCAACAGAAAACGGACGCTCCCTTCCACATTGCCGAAGCTTTTAATATAGGCAAAGAGGTGACGGCGTAA
- a CDS encoding thiolase family protein, which yields MVVIVNAFRTAIGTFGGSLADTSPEELVSLVMKNNLSASGYGANIVDEVIVGQTKQSAHAPNIARVAALHAQFPESIPAYTVHRQCGSGMQAVINGAMSILTGQAEVILAGGVESMSQAPHYTVGSRFGLKMGDLTLFDSNTESQPKSQPEEIYGRFTMGQTAEWLAEKYNISRREQDEFAFTSQQKTKRAIEMGRFEEEIIPVPVKEGKRGIRHFATDEHPRLTNIEKLGTLLPVFQKDGTVTAGNSSGRNDGASMLLLMSEEKAEQLGVVPMARIRSFAATGVSPKEMGIGPIPASQIALKKAGLCLEDIDLIELNEAFAAQSLACLREWGIKGDNVNVNGGAIALGHPLGCSGARIVTTLCHELEKQKRQYGLATICVAGGLGMAMVVERWME from the coding sequence ATGGTAGTAATCGTAAATGCATTTCGGACTGCTATCGGAACCTTCGGCGGGTCACTGGCGGATACATCACCAGAAGAGCTAGTATCCCTTGTTATGAAAAATAATCTTTCGGCTTCCGGTTATGGTGCCAATATTGTCGATGAAGTCATCGTCGGACAAACAAAGCAAAGTGCGCATGCTCCAAATATTGCTAGGGTCGCTGCCTTGCATGCCCAATTTCCTGAATCGATTCCTGCTTATACTGTTCATCGTCAGTGTGGTTCGGGGATGCAGGCCGTCATTAACGGAGCGATGTCCATTTTGACTGGTCAGGCAGAGGTTATTTTAGCAGGAGGTGTAGAAAGTATGTCTCAAGCTCCCCATTATACGGTCGGTTCGCGATTCGGCCTTAAGATGGGAGATTTGACACTGTTTGATTCAAATACGGAAAGTCAGCCAAAATCCCAGCCTGAAGAGATATATGGTCGATTTACGATGGGGCAAACAGCCGAATGGCTTGCTGAAAAATATAACATAAGCCGCCGTGAACAAGATGAATTTGCCTTCACGAGTCAGCAGAAAACGAAACGTGCGATTGAAATGGGCCGGTTTGAAGAAGAAATCATTCCTGTTCCGGTAAAGGAAGGAAAAAGGGGAATTAGACACTTTGCGACAGATGAGCACCCAAGATTGACGAACATCGAAAAGTTAGGAACTCTACTTCCTGTGTTTCAAAAGGATGGTACGGTAACTGCAGGAAACTCATCAGGCAGAAATGATGGAGCCTCCATGCTGCTGTTAATGTCGGAAGAAAAAGCGGAACAGCTTGGAGTAGTTCCTATGGCAAGGATCCGTTCCTTTGCTGCAACGGGTGTATCACCAAAAGAAATGGGAATCGGTCCGATACCTGCCTCCCAAATCGCGTTGAAAAAGGCGGGTCTTTGTTTGGAAGATATCGATTTGATTGAATTAAATGAAGCGTTCGCAGCGCAAAGTCTTGCTTGTTTAAGAGAATGGGGCATTAAAGGTGACAACGTGAATGTAAATGGAGGAGCGATTGCACTAGGCCATCCACTGGGGTGTTCCGGTGCAAGAATCGTCACTACATTATGCCATGAGCTTGAAAAGCAAAAACGGCAATATGGCCTTGCAACGATTTGTGTAGCAGGGGGATTAGGAATGGCAATGGTGGTGGAAAGATGGATGGAATAA
- a CDS encoding aspartate aminotransferase family protein, protein MDGIKKDYVFHRDLKKEYPIITHGEGVYLIDENGKKYLDACSGAVAANLGHGISSIGEAMAEQAKKAAFVHTMRFETKALHALAETIGKMAPDHLNKVYFTTGGSEANESALKLARQFHRDAGRPQKHIVIGRWQSYHGNTIGSLSAGGDVKRRHAYTPNLLNYAHVYSPYCHRCPYDRQKDDCLSKQNWTCVTDIERTILELGPENVSVFIAEPIVGSQQGAVPPPPGYFEKVRELCDRYEIVLIIDEVMTGFGRTGTNFATEQLGIEPDIITFGKGVSAGYAPLAGMIVHERLIDGLIQNSDGKFIHGYTYSGHPVAVAAGLAALDVYKRDRVLENVKEQSSYLFDRLLELKQKHTCISDVRGRGLLIGMELIKDWERDLLFNPSEKAAETLNSIAMELGAVFYPGTGSIDGTNGEHLIISPPLNVTKKEIDEIVRILDGSLSIFEGQLRKDEAYEIAK, encoded by the coding sequence ATGGATGGAATAAAAAAAGACTATGTGTTTCATCGAGATTTAAAAAAGGAGTACCCAATTATTACCCACGGTGAAGGGGTCTATCTCATAGATGAAAACGGGAAAAAATATTTGGATGCTTGCTCGGGGGCGGTTGCAGCCAACTTGGGTCATGGGATTTCTTCTATTGGAGAGGCGATGGCAGAACAAGCAAAAAAAGCGGCTTTTGTCCATACAATGCGTTTTGAGACAAAAGCGTTGCATGCACTGGCTGAGACAATCGGAAAAATGGCACCAGACCATTTAAATAAAGTGTATTTTACAACCGGAGGCTCAGAAGCAAATGAAAGCGCTTTGAAGCTGGCGAGGCAATTTCATAGGGATGCCGGCAGACCCCAAAAACACATTGTGATCGGGCGTTGGCAATCATATCACGGTAACACCATCGGTTCTTTATCAGCAGGAGGAGACGTTAAAAGAAGACATGCATACACTCCTAATCTTTTAAACTATGCCCATGTCTATTCTCCGTACTGCCACCGATGTCCATACGATCGTCAAAAAGATGATTGTCTCTCCAAACAAAACTGGACGTGTGTAACGGATATTGAAAGAACCATTTTAGAGCTTGGTCCTGAGAACGTGTCTGTATTTATCGCCGAACCGATTGTCGGAAGCCAGCAAGGTGCTGTACCACCGCCACCGGGGTATTTTGAGAAAGTTAGAGAGTTGTGTGACCGGTACGAAATCGTCTTAATTATCGATGAAGTGATGACTGGATTCGGCCGTACTGGCACCAACTTCGCGACAGAACAGCTTGGAATCGAACCTGATATTATCACGTTTGGAAAAGGGGTTTCGGCAGGATATGCTCCGCTGGCCGGGATGATTGTTCATGAACGGTTGATAGATGGGCTTATTCAAAACAGCGACGGAAAATTTATTCACGGCTATACCTATAGCGGGCATCCTGTGGCAGTGGCAGCCGGCCTTGCTGCCCTGGATGTATATAAGCGTGACAGGGTGCTGGAAAATGTGAAAGAGCAGAGTTCTTACCTTTTCGATAGGCTTTTAGAACTTAAGCAAAAACATACCTGTATATCCGATGTCCGGGGCAGGGGGCTTTTAATTGGAATGGAGCTTATCAAGGATTGGGAGCGTGATTTACTGTTCAATCCATCTGAAAAGGCAGCTGAAACATTGAATAGTATTGCGATGGAACTTGGTGCGGTTTTTTATCCGGGTACCGGTTCAATTGACGGCACAAATGGGGAACATCTAATCATCAGCCCCCCTTTAAATGTCACGAAAAAAGAGATTGATGAGATTGTGAGAATATTAGACGGATCATTATCAATATTCGAAGGTCAATTAAGAAAGGATGAGGCATATGAAATTGCAAAGTAA